The following proteins are co-located in the Halictus rubicundus isolate RS-2024b chromosome 1, iyHalRubi1_principal, whole genome shotgun sequence genome:
- the Ena gene encoding ENAH actin regulator enabled, protein MISKRHSRDSQRLIPRRGDYQSCEVSISSARASVMVYDDVNKKWVPSGSSSGLSKVQLYHHLVNNTFRVVGRKLQDHEIVINCAILKGLKYNQATVTFHQWRDNKQVYGLNFSSKDDADAFARAMLQALDVLSNGSNISRSLAPAVGPTTQQQPVFQQQQQGNAQYDEDMGYRTMTREDVAIIQERRMSQQSQATGSPNAISPSCPLGSQQQQQQQQQQQQTPQQQQQQQPPQQVQVQQPQPQPQQQQPAAPPLPQQQPQQQQHQTQQSQQPPLQQQPPPQQQSGHHRTSSAPPAPQPQQSMMQSIQPVGGLGTGAGQMSSGGAPPVPPPQPPMPSSVPPCPPVMMNFNAPVPPPPMMMNQYAQSPSSQTNLPSQAQAQSIYGSGQGNQYNAAANSNQYATASVVGQSPCQYSSGNQNNFYGNNGQIANAYSSGQPGQTSQYGGGSGAGGGGSGGGGGNQYASGNSIGQYASSGAATTGGQYVVGVGVGVGTGVNVGQPVQSQSQYSVVSQAQPQYGTGQVQAASNATNPYGTPANSVNQYNSGSAGGGGGAASATSGIHGPTVNSNVYGPVGSGGPQPPPMVPLTGPAAPPPPPPPPVPNANAISLNPPGSTGSMSSNNNNADPPPDANSLAAALQAARLKKKQAAQQTVENSSGSNSNNSGNTGGGGNYGTLGRGGGGSMASMMDEMAKTLARRRAAVEKKQPEQPQEPESSPDKKSWDKNNSSNNKFSNGAESPKSVRKRFGSASEDTLLKVNGVNDGAVLTVQEMEAFKAEIIKEVRKEFQKMKQEIVDAVRAELSRR, encoded by the exons ATGATTTCCAAGCGACATTCCCGCGATAGCCAGCGCTTAATACCGCGACGAGGGGACTACCAATCGTG CGAAGTGAGCATATCGTCCGCTCGTGCGTCGGTAATGGTGTACGACGACGTCAACAAGAAATGGGTGCCGAGCGGCAGCTCTTCGGGGCTTTCCAAGGTCCAGTTGTACCATCATCTGGTGAACAACACGTTTCGTGTGGTCGGCAGGAAGCTGCAGGATCACGAGATCGTCATCAACTGCGCGATCCTCAAAGGGCTCAAGTATAATCAAGCGACGGTCACGTTTCACCAATGGAGGGACAACAAGCAAGTGTACGGCCTGAATTTCTCCAGCAAGGATGACGCCGACGCGTTCGCCAGGGCCATGCTGCAAGCGCTCGAT GTGCTCAGCAATGGAAGCAACATATCGAGAAGTCTTGCTCCCGCGGTTGGCCCCACCACGCAACAGCAACCCGTTttccagcaacaacaacaggGCAACGCTCAATACGACGAAGACATGGGCTACAG AACTATGACCAGGGAGGACGTGGCGATAATCCAGGAGCGCAGAATGTCTCAGCAAAGTCAGG CAACCGGTAGTCCGAACGCAATATCTCCAAGTTGTCCTCTGGGTAgtcaacagcaacagcagcagcaacaacaacaacaacaaacgccgcaacaacagcaacaacaacaaccaccCCAACAAGTTCAAGTGCAACAGCCGCAACCACAACCTCAGCAACAACAACCGGCAGCCCCTCCACTGCCTCAGCAACAGCCGCAACAACAGCAACATCAAACGCAGCAGTCACAGCAACCACCGTTGCagcagcagccgccgccgcaacAGCAATCCGGTCACCACAGAACTTCTTCGGCACCGCCTGCACCGCAACCACAGCAATCCATGATGCAGTCGATTCAGCCGGTCGGCGGCTTAGGAACGGGGGCGGGACAAATGTCGAGCGGCGGTGCTCCTCCGGTCCCACCTCCTCAGCCTCCGATGCCGAGCTCGGTGCCGCCGTGTCCGCCGGTGATGATGAACTTTAACGCACCTGTACCGCCGCCTCCGATGATGATGAATCAGTACGCGCAGTCGCCATCGTCTCAGACGAACTTGCCGAGCCAAGCGCAGGCTCAGTCGATCTACGGGAGCGGGCAGGGAAATCAGTACAACGCCGCGGCGAACAGTAATCAGTACGCGACCGCCTCGGTGGTCGGTCAGAGTCCTTGTCAGTATTCCTCCGGGAATCAGAACAACTTCTACGGCAACAACGGCCAGATCGCAAACGCGTACTCGAGTGGACAGCCGGGTCAAACGAGTCAGTACGGTGGCGGAAGCGGGGCCGGTGGTGGAGGCAGTGGAGGTGGCGGTGGAAACCAATACGCGAGTGGGAATTCGATCGGTCAGTACGCCAGTAGTGGAGCAGCAACGACCGGGGGGCAGTACGTGGTCGGTGTCGGCGTCGGCGTTGGGACTGGCGTGAACGTTGGCCAGCCAGTACAGAGCCAGTCGCAGTACAGTGTCGTGTCCCAGGCACAGCCACAGTACGGAACCGGTCAAGTGCAAGCCGCGTCGAATGCCACAAATCCCTATGGAACACCCGCGAACTCCGTGAATCAGTACAACAGCGGTAGCGCCGGCGGTGGAGGCGGTGCAGCCTCCGCTACTAGTGGAATCCACGGGCCGACAGTTAATTCGAACGTTTACGGGCCTGTTGGCAGCGGTGGTCCCCAACCGCCGCCCATGGTACCGTTGACCGGTCCCGCTGCACCTccaccacctcctccgccacccGTGCCAAACGCGAACGCCATCAGCCTTAACCCTCCCGGTTCTACCGGGTCAATGAGTTCCAACAACAACAACGCGGATCCACCGCCGGACGCCAACTCGTTGGCTGCTGCTCTTCAAGCGGCTCGTTTGAAGAAGAAGCAG GCGGCGCAGCAAACCGTGGAGAATAGCAGCGGTTCGAATAGCAACAACAGCGGCAATACCGGAGGCGGTGGAAATTACGGTACGTTGGGCAGAGGAGGAGGTGGCAGTATGGCTTCCATGATGGACGAGATGGCAAAAACTCTGGCGCGAAGACGAGCCGCCGTCGAGAAAAAGCAGCCCGAGCAACCGCAG GAACCGGAAAGCTCGCCCGATAAGAAGTCTTGGGACAAGAACAATTCATCGAACAATAAATTCTCGAACGGTGCCGAATCGCCGAAATCGGTTCGCAAGAGGTTCGGATCCGCGTCCGAGGACACTTTGCTGAAAGTGAACGGTGTGAACGACGGAGCCGTGCTCACCGTTCAAGAAATGGAGGCATTCAAAGCGGAGATCATCAAGGAAGTGCGCAAAGAATTCCAGAAGATGAAGCAGGAGATCGTGGACG CTGTGAGAGCGGAGCTGAGCAGAAGATAA